In Syngnathus acus chromosome 5, fSynAcu1.2, whole genome shotgun sequence, a genomic segment contains:
- the LOC119122871 gene encoding dysbindin-like, which yields MSSSSGSLQSKRLPSEMERGQRIPDMDTAHQIRVRERQRFFEEVFQHDVDVYLSSAHLSIRDYTRPPIGSISSMEVNVDMLEQMELIDISDQEALDVFLSSGGEDNVLTSTMSANGNNNPEGVITNGLLRHVLEGLDSKSRVSSTSSNSSSDSQIHNANAGDTCSNTAKRIAAPSETDESA from the exons CGGAGATGGAACGAGGCCAGAGGATTCCAGATATGGACACAGCCCATCAGATTAGAGTAAGAGAGAGGCAGCGTTTCTTCGAGGAAGTCTTCCAACACGACGTGGACGTCTACCTGTCCTCTGCGCATCTTTCTATTCGAGACTACACCAGAC CACCTATTGGTAGCATCTCATCGATGGAAGTGAACGTGGACATGCTGGAACAGATGGAGCTGATTGACATCTCTGACCAGGAGGCTTTGGATGTCTTCTTGAGCTCCGGGGGAGAAGACAATGTCTTAACCTCCACGATGTCAG CCAATGGAAATAATAACCCCGAGGGAGTCATCACTAACGGACTCCTCCGACATGTCCTCGAGGGTTTGGACTCCAAATCCCGTGTGTCCTCCACATCTTCCAATTCTTCTTCTGATAGCCAGATTCACAATGCCAATGCAGGTGACACGTGTAGCAACACCGCCAAGAGAATAGCAGCGCCGTCAGAGACAGATGAGAGTGCCTGA